A portion of the Chryseobacterium tructae genome contains these proteins:
- a CDS encoding GNAT family N-acetyltransferase: protein MEDHKYKIELRPTTIADLDTLFQFQLDDEGRHLAAFTSQESTNKEAYLAKYTRLLNDPTINNQTIIVDAVIAGSIAKFIMEGDTEITYWIDRNFWGKGVATKALKAFLTLETSRPIFGRVAFDNLGSQKVLENCGFVRIGTDKGFANARQTEIEEFIYRLDA from the coding sequence ATGGAAGATCATAAATATAAAATAGAGCTCAGACCTACAACCATTGCTGATTTAGATACCCTTTTTCAATTTCAGCTTGATGATGAAGGCAGGCACCTTGCGGCATTTACTTCACAGGAATCCACCAATAAAGAAGCTTATCTGGCCAAGTATACCAGGCTGCTGAATGACCCAACCATCAATAATCAGACTATTATCGTTGATGCTGTTATTGCAGGAAGCATCGCCAAGTTCATCATGGAAGGCGATACAGAAATCACCTATTGGATCGATAGAAATTTCTGGGGAAAGGGTGTTGCTACAAAAGCACTGAAAGCTTTTCTTACTCTTGAAACCTCCAGACCTATTTTTGGACGTGTTGCCTTTGACAATCTTGGCTCACAAAAGGTTCTGGAAAATTGTGGATTTGTAAGAATTGGTACTGATAAAGGTTTTGCTAATGCCAGACAAACAGAGATTGAGGAATTTATTTACAGACTTGATGCTTAG
- a CDS encoding GNAT family N-acetyltransferase — translation MEITLKEITADNFYEVCLLTTNENGIPTIDEEFICCNTMSLAESKYYPLWNPQAIYNDQTLIGFILSGSYLKDNGNFWILRYMIDHQYQGNGFGKKGLTTFIEEVKRSNNIERIYLGLDPDNIRAISLYTSIGFEFTGERKDGEDVYILELIKSVS, via the coding sequence ATGGAAATAACGTTAAAAGAAATAACAGCTGACAACTTTTATGAGGTATGCCTGCTAACAACCAATGAAAATGGGATACCCACCATTGATGAAGAATTTATTTGTTGTAATACCATGTCTCTTGCCGAATCTAAATATTATCCGCTATGGAATCCCCAGGCTATATACAATGACCAGACCTTGATAGGTTTTATTCTATCCGGATCCTATTTAAAGGATAATGGAAATTTTTGGATTCTGAGATATATGATAGATCATCAATATCAGGGTAACGGCTTTGGAAAAAAAGGATTAACCACTTTTATTGAAGAGGTAAAAAGAAGTAACAATATAGAACGGATTTACCTTGGTCTTGATCCGGACAATATCCGTGCAATATCTCTTTATACCTCTATAGGCTTCGAATTTACAGGAGAACGGAAAGATGGTGAAGATGTATATATCCTGGAACTTATCAAAAGTGTCTCATGA
- a CDS encoding alpha/beta hydrolase family protein codes for MKKIILSLIAILLFSTSIFAQNIQLKRPQEPLEPYPYYSEDITFKNKQAEIHLAGTLTLPSKEGVFPAVILISGSGPQNRNEELAGHKPFLVLSDYLTKKGFAVLRYDDRGTALSQGDFKNATSVDLATDVESAVAYLKTRKEIDPKKIGLIGHSEGGLLAPLVAVKSKDIACIVMLGGPGIPGDKILLIQQRLIAEASGTSEEEIKWTESINRRIFDIVKKSSDTETLKKDLRSSLEKKLSESPNLKSPNRISDDAFINVQIDTYATPWMQYFIKYNPASTLEKVKIPVLALNGETDLQITSKENLKAIKKALRKARNKNVRIKELPGLNHLFQESDTGAPQEYQRIEQTYSPIVLKEVSDWLHLQIQ; via the coding sequence ATGAAGAAAATCATCCTATCGTTGATCGCAATCCTATTGTTTTCAACTTCAATTTTTGCACAGAATATTCAGCTAAAAAGACCCCAGGAACCTCTGGAACCCTATCCTTATTATTCAGAAGATATTACTTTTAAAAATAAACAGGCTGAAATACATCTGGCGGGAACTTTAACACTTCCCAGCAAGGAAGGCGTCTTTCCTGCAGTTATTTTGATCAGTGGAAGTGGTCCTCAGAATAGGAACGAAGAACTGGCAGGACATAAACCTTTTCTTGTATTGTCCGATTATCTTACCAAAAAAGGATTTGCCGTTTTGCGTTATGATGACAGGGGAACCGCTTTGTCTCAAGGAGATTTCAAAAACGCAACCTCTGTAGATTTAGCAACTGATGTAGAAAGCGCTGTTGCATATTTAAAAACAAGAAAAGAAATTGATCCCAAAAAAATCGGTTTGATAGGGCATAGTGAAGGTGGTTTACTAGCTCCGTTAGTGGCAGTAAAATCAAAAGATATTGCGTGTATTGTAATGCTTGGCGGTCCAGGGATTCCCGGAGACAAAATACTTTTAATCCAACAGCGGCTGATTGCAGAAGCCTCAGGAACTAGTGAAGAAGAAATAAAATGGACGGAGAGTATCAACAGAAGAATATTTGATATTGTTAAAAAGTCCTCTGATACTGAAACGTTAAAAAAAGATCTCAGAAGCAGTTTAGAAAAAAAGCTAAGTGAAAGCCCAAATCTGAAAAGCCCGAATCGTATATCTGATGACGCATTTATCAACGTACAGATTGATACTTATGCTACTCCCTGGATGCAGTATTTTATCAAATATAACCCTGCTTCTACACTAGAAAAAGTAAAAATTCCGGTTTTAGCCCTTAATGGTGAAACGGATCTGCAGATCACGTCAAAGGAGAATTTAAAAGCTATAAAGAAAGCATTAAGAAAGGCTAGAAACAAAAATGTAAGAATAAAAGAATTACCGGGACTCAACCATTTGTTCCAGGAATCTGATACAGGAGCTCCTCAGGAATATCAGCGTATTGAACAAACCTATTCACCTATTGTTTTGAAAGAAGTATCGGATTGGTTACATTTACAGATACAGTAG
- a CDS encoding PAAR-like protein produces MEDQKTSTHDQKLSEKRAEQQKKSSEPSPTEKREMVMNGATLKCPYAQGPGELKVTSNEINLQDQPFATVGDGNNMVNLQFKGNCGHPKWPARNMSPPPCMSVIKLTPWENPGTTNIQEQTVLVKESYINCDPEFNSASPSPIPKAESIKSEIQNSNAPKILDAYFVKWTTEKGASVEKEEEVFNKKLGKKVTVKKKVDTTKVTAEKISERGLSYQVALVVETEGLTGKKIKVKVKSGKNKVLSDVNTEVGLIDLKEVEKVTDASKYAGIKAKTEFEVEVDNLANDSTIENASQFKNKAVVKLMLNQRADDLSFNLAKLIAASPDKEASVYIEVTSDEPKVEYLGQQGNGSLKNTFLNEGGQYFKIKYFEQPWIVKAREEQELGVSEATHCSKIVDEYHAINRQNKPKACADTGNSSWCASFVGWCLNKSGYSAQLDPGAYSYGEEKTRYRQGFKKNPTDKKGLEKEEFDDPVWGKLIAGNKPLLGSICVLSNKHHVSMAVGKSSDGKTIYYLGGIRETKFV; encoded by the coding sequence ATGGAAGATCAGAAAACTTCAACGCACGATCAAAAGCTTTCTGAAAAAAGAGCAGAACAACAGAAAAAATCCAGCGAACCTTCTCCTACCGAAAAAAGAGAAATGGTAATGAACGGAGCTACGCTGAAGTGCCCCTATGCTCAGGGGCCGGGAGAGCTGAAAGTGACCTCCAACGAAATCAACCTTCAGGATCAGCCATTTGCAACAGTAGGTGATGGAAACAATATGGTTAATCTTCAGTTTAAAGGAAACTGCGGACATCCCAAATGGCCGGCCAGAAACATGTCTCCCCCACCCTGCATGAGTGTTATTAAATTAACTCCATGGGAAAACCCGGGAACCACTAATATACAGGAACAGACCGTTTTGGTAAAAGAGTCCTATATCAATTGTGACCCTGAATTTAATTCTGCTTCTCCATCACCGATTCCGAAAGCCGAAAGTATAAAAAGTGAGATTCAGAATAGTAATGCTCCTAAGATCCTTGATGCTTATTTCGTAAAATGGACAACCGAGAAAGGAGCATCCGTTGAAAAGGAAGAAGAAGTATTCAATAAAAAGCTGGGCAAGAAAGTTACAGTTAAAAAGAAAGTGGATACGACTAAAGTAACTGCAGAAAAAATATCTGAACGAGGCCTCAGTTACCAGGTCGCTTTAGTTGTTGAGACTGAAGGACTCACAGGAAAGAAGATAAAAGTTAAGGTGAAAAGTGGTAAGAATAAAGTCTTATCAGACGTCAATACCGAGGTAGGTTTAATTGACTTAAAAGAGGTAGAAAAAGTGACAGATGCTTCAAAATATGCCGGCATAAAAGCAAAAACAGAATTTGAGGTAGAAGTTGATAATCTGGCCAATGACTCCACGATAGAAAATGCAAGTCAATTTAAAAACAAAGCAGTGGTTAAGCTGATGCTTAATCAGCGTGCGGATGATTTGTCATTTAATTTAGCCAAACTCATTGCTGCAAGCCCTGACAAAGAAGCTTCCGTCTATATTGAAGTAACTTCTGATGAACCCAAAGTTGAATATCTTGGACAACAAGGAAATGGCAGCTTAAAAAATACCTTCTTAAATGAAGGTGGTCAATATTTTAAAATCAAATACTTTGAACAGCCATGGATTGTGAAAGCTCGTGAAGAACAAGAGCTTGGCGTATCCGAAGCCACCCACTGTTCGAAGATTGTAGATGAATATCACGCTATCAACCGACAAAATAAGCCCAAAGCCTGTGCTGATACCGGTAACAGTTCCTGGTGTGCCTCATTTGTGGGCTGGTGCTTAAACAAGAGCGGATATTCTGCTCAATTAGATCCGGGAGCTTATTCATACGGTGAAGAAAAAACCAGATACAGACAAGGGTTTAAGAAAAATCCAACCGATAAAAAAGGGTTGGAAAAAGAAGAATTCGATGATCCGGTATGGGGAAAACTGATCGCAGGGAATAAGCCTTTGCTGGGTTCAATATGTGTTTTATCCAATAAACATCACGTAAGTATGGCTGTTGGAAAGAGCAGCGATGGTAAAACCATATATTATCTCGGAGGAATCAGGGAAACAAAGTTTGTGTAG